In one Diabrotica virgifera virgifera chromosome 7, PGI_DIABVI_V3a genomic region, the following are encoded:
- the LOC126888235 gene encoding uncharacterized protein LOC126888235, translating to MPLTCIVVNCGSRSKRDKVSFFAIPKPLKFKHAIHLNELTVKRRKKWIRAIRRADLTESKLKYQKVCSKHFIQGQPAKLEDVNDPDWIPTQNMGYSRGPVKRKQDLERLERVKKRSSTKVSQEDNDTFIENENNTVSESNTTAMYEDSTGTETQTELTSDDIEQMAQQLKFANKKIDELTRRINKTILSFESLETDNPKCLYYTGLNFSVLKSVFDRIKPFIPSSSVTVLDPSQQYLLTLMKMRLNLDFKYLAYQFGISQSTCSTYFNTIISIMYQRFKNSIKWPDREIIKKNMPSCFREVFHDKTTIIIDCFEVFIQKPASYLTQQQTWSNYKHHNTVKFLIGITPQGCISYISKAWGGRTSDKQIVELSGFLDKIEPQDIVIADRGFLIKEFLDVLQAKLVIPAFTKGKKQLLPLELEETRNIAQVRIHVERVIGSIKNKFNIFSEPLPISMLTHVTDGINIVDKIIFIACVLINLCPPIVPI from the exons ATGCCACTAACATGTAttgtagtgaactgtggaagcaGGTCGAAAAGGGATAAAGTATCTTTTTTTGCTATTCCCAAACCACTGAAGTTTAAACATGCTATCCACTTGAATGAATTAACTGTTAAACGCAGAAAAAAATGGATAAGGGCCATACGAAGAGCAGACCTGACAGaatcaaaattaaaatatcaaaaagtgTGTTCCAAACATTTTATTCAAG gACAACCTGCAAAACTTGAAGATGTAAATGATCCTGATTGGATACCAACCCAAAATATGGGTTACTCTAGGGGACCTGTAAAACGAAAGCAGGACCTTGAAAGACTGGAAAGAGTAAAGAAAAGATCTTCCACAAAGGTTTCACAAGAGGACAATGATACATTTATTGAG aatgaaaacaatacagTAAGTGAAAGTAACACTACAGCAATGTATGAAGACAGTACTGGAACCGAAACTCAAACTGAGTTAACCTCAGATGATATTGAACAGATGGCTCAACAATTAAAATttgcaaataaaaaaattgacgagTTGACTCGCAGAATTAATAAGACCATTTTAAGTTTCGAGTCACTAGAAACGGACAATCCGAAATGTTTATATTATACCGGtttaaatttttctgttttgAAGTCAGTATTTGACAGAATTAAACCATTTATTCCATCATCCTCAGTAACTGTTTTAGATCCCTCTCAACAATATTTGTTGACATTGATGAAAATGAGACTTAATCTAGATTTTAAATATTTGGCCTACCAATTTGGCATTTCTCAATCAACATGTTCCACCTATTTTAATACCATCATCTCAATAATGTATCAAAGATTTAAAAATAGCATAAAATGGCCAGATcgggaaattattaaaaaaaacatgccTTCTTGCTTTAGAGAAGTCTTTCATGATAAGACCACAATTATCATTGATTGCTTTGAGGTGTTTATCCAAAAACCAGCTAGTTATTTAACCCAGCAGCAAACATGGTCAAACTATAAACATCATAACACAGTTAAATTCCTTATTGGAATTACTCCCCAAGGCTGTATTTCATATATCAGTAAAGCATGGGGAGGAAGAACATCAGATAAACAAATAGTAGAGCTCTCTGgttttttggataaaatagaaCCCCAAGATATTGTGATAGCAGATCgaggttttttaataaaagaatttttaGATGTGTTACAAGCAAAGCTAGTAATTCCAGCTTTTACCAAGGGGAAAAAACAATTGCTTCCACTAGAGCTggaagaaactagaaacattgcACAGGTTAGAATCCACGTAGAAAGAGTTATTGgctccattaaaaataaatttaatattttttcagagCCACTTCCGATTTCTATGTTAACCCATGTTACTGATGGTATAAATATAGTTGATAAGATAATTTTTATAGCATgtgttttgattaatttatgcCCTCCTATTGTtccaatttaa